One window of Chloroflexus aggregans DSM 9485 genomic DNA carries:
- the purL gene encoding phosphoribosylformylglycinamidine synthase subunit PurL, whose translation MPLYLVTVATRTAVSQTLYLLDGPELTPVVVSQLVEQLLHDPVVQQAHWQMLTDDQPPTDPFLPTTDALVVEVAYRPGVTDSEGESVIEGARRLGVRGLTHARALRRYVLPPETDPVQAAAELAIEVVHTTIAYRTGQATTARAAFYAMLVAEPAPTRPVVANIPLCTADDDELLNISQQGVLALDLAEMRAIQRYFAGQGRDPTDGELETIAQTWSEHCSHKTFKARVRYEQPPETLPVNADLHPMLARLASGQMEIDSLIRTFLMRATEQVLAKRHDEWVLSAFVDNAGIVAFGPNYEVSYKVETHNHPSALEPFGGANTGVGGVIRDVLGVSARPIANIDVLCFGMPDAPPPPPGVLHPRRVASGVVAGVRDYGNKLGIPTVGGAVLFDPGYTANPLVYCGTVGIAPRGLHPRNVRPGDIIVVMGGRTGRDGIHGATFSSIELTHTTAVEVGSAVQIGDPITEKKMLDVLLQARDARLYSALTDCGAGGLSSAIGEMGAELGAEVHLERVPCKYAGLQPWEIWLSEAQERMVLAVPPDRLVALLTLCVAEDVEATPIGRFTNDGRLRVYYHDLAVVDLEMAFLHEGRPQRMLEARWEPSPALTRSPQLDHVQPEAALLALLAHPSIASKERIIRTYDHEVGGGTVIKPLVGAALAGPSDGAVLQPLPDNPAGLALGFGICPHYGQHDPYWMALAAIDEALRNVVAVGGDPDQTAILDNFCWGDPKQPDRMAGLVRAAAACYDGAVAFGTPFISGKDSLNNEYRDADGRRIAIPPTLLISAMAYVHDVRQCVTMDLKQAGDVIYLLGATRIEFAGSHLAAVGMIEDGGALPQVDLATARATFRALHRAIRAGLVRACHDLSEGGLAVAAAEMAIAGELGLQLNLDTIDLDPIAALFSESPSRFLLEVDPAQTAALEAVLDGLPLVRLGVVTTTPVVQITQHNRQLIELPVTRLREVWQHGLDAISVKDEEL comes from the coding sequence ATGCCGCTCTATCTCGTGACAGTCGCGACGCGCACTGCCGTATCACAGACACTCTACCTACTCGACGGACCTGAACTTACACCGGTAGTAGTTTCGCAACTGGTCGAACAACTCCTTCACGATCCTGTCGTTCAGCAAGCTCACTGGCAAATGCTCACAGATGACCAACCCCCGACCGATCCTTTTTTACCCACAACTGATGCGCTCGTGGTGGAAGTTGCCTATCGTCCCGGTGTGACCGATAGCGAAGGGGAAAGTGTGATCGAGGGAGCACGCCGATTAGGTGTGCGTGGCTTGACGCATGCGCGTGCGCTGCGACGTTATGTGTTGCCACCGGAGACCGATCCGGTGCAGGCGGCGGCCGAGTTGGCGATTGAGGTCGTGCATACTACGATTGCGTACCGTACCGGCCAAGCAACGACGGCACGAGCAGCATTCTATGCGATGTTGGTCGCCGAACCGGCCCCGACCAGGCCGGTCGTTGCCAATATTCCCCTATGCACCGCCGATGATGACGAATTACTTAACATAAGTCAGCAAGGTGTTCTCGCGCTTGATTTGGCCGAAATGCGCGCCATTCAACGCTATTTTGCCGGACAAGGTCGCGATCCGACCGACGGAGAACTCGAAACCATTGCCCAAACCTGGAGCGAGCACTGTTCACACAAGACGTTCAAAGCGCGTGTTCGGTATGAACAACCACCGGAGACATTACCGGTCAACGCCGATTTACATCCGATGCTTGCGCGATTGGCAAGCGGTCAGATGGAGATTGATAGCTTGATCCGCACCTTTCTGATGCGGGCAACCGAACAGGTGTTGGCCAAGCGTCATGATGAATGGGTACTTAGCGCGTTTGTTGATAATGCCGGAATTGTCGCATTCGGGCCAAACTATGAGGTTTCGTATAAGGTCGAGACGCACAACCATCCGAGTGCGCTTGAGCCGTTTGGTGGAGCGAATACCGGTGTAGGCGGGGTCATTCGTGATGTATTGGGCGTATCGGCCCGCCCGATTGCCAATATCGACGTGCTCTGTTTCGGCATGCCCGATGCACCGCCGCCGCCACCTGGTGTCCTCCATCCACGTCGGGTGGCAAGCGGTGTAGTTGCGGGTGTGCGCGACTATGGCAACAAACTCGGTATTCCAACGGTGGGTGGAGCGGTATTGTTCGATCCCGGATATACTGCCAACCCGCTCGTCTATTGCGGGACCGTTGGGATAGCACCGCGCGGCCTACACCCACGTAATGTACGTCCCGGCGATATTATTGTGGTGATGGGAGGACGGACGGGGCGCGACGGTATTCATGGTGCGACATTTTCGAGTATCGAATTGACGCATACCACTGCGGTTGAGGTGGGCAGTGCGGTGCAGATCGGCGATCCGATCACTGAAAAGAAGATGCTCGATGTTCTGTTGCAGGCACGCGATGCCAGGCTGTACTCGGCGCTTACCGATTGTGGCGCCGGGGGATTATCTTCGGCAATCGGTGAGATGGGCGCCGAATTGGGTGCCGAGGTTCACCTTGAGCGTGTGCCGTGCAAATATGCCGGCTTGCAACCATGGGAGATTTGGCTTTCGGAGGCGCAAGAGCGAATGGTGCTCGCCGTACCACCCGATCGGCTGGTAGCACTATTAACGCTTTGTGTCGCCGAGGATGTTGAGGCAACGCCGATTGGCCGCTTTACCAACGATGGCCGCCTCCGCGTCTATTACCATGATCTCGCCGTGGTTGATCTTGAGATGGCGTTTCTCCACGAGGGCCGACCCCAACGAATGCTCGAAGCGCGTTGGGAGCCATCACCGGCATTGACCCGTTCGCCACAGCTCGATCACGTCCAGCCGGAAGCTGCGTTGCTGGCGTTGCTGGCGCACCCATCGATTGCCTCGAAAGAGCGTATTATTCGCACCTACGATCACGAAGTCGGTGGTGGCACGGTGATCAAGCCGCTGGTGGGTGCGGCATTAGCCGGCCCCTCTGATGGAGCCGTCCTCCAGCCATTACCCGACAATCCGGCCGGCCTGGCATTAGGGTTCGGTATCTGTCCGCACTACGGTCAGCACGACCCATACTGGATGGCACTAGCCGCTATCGATGAGGCGCTACGGAATGTCGTGGCAGTCGGTGGTGATCCCGACCAAACGGCGATTCTTGACAATTTCTGCTGGGGTGATCCTAAACAGCCGGATCGCATGGCCGGGTTAGTACGGGCAGCGGCGGCATGTTACGATGGCGCAGTCGCGTTTGGTACACCCTTTATTAGTGGGAAGGACTCGCTCAATAACGAGTATCGCGATGCCGATGGCCGCCGGATAGCGATCCCGCCCACGTTGCTGATTTCGGCAATGGCTTACGTCCATGATGTCAGGCAATGTGTGACGATGGATCTTAAACAGGCCGGCGATGTCATCTACTTGCTGGGGGCGACGCGGATCGAATTTGCCGGTAGTCATCTGGCCGCAGTAGGGATGATCGAAGATGGTGGTGCGCTGCCACAGGTCGATCTGGCAACCGCACGTGCAACGTTTCGTGCCTTACACCGCGCTATCCGTGCCGGCTTGGTGCGCGCCTGTCATGATTTGAGCGAGGGTGGGCTGGCGGTAGCGGCGGCTGAGATGGCGATTGCCGGTGAGCTTGGGTTGCAGCTCAACCTCGATACAATCGATCTCGATCCTATCGCGGCCTTGTTCAGTGAGTCACCAAGCCGGTTCTTGCTAGAAGTCGATCCTGCACAAACGGCAGCACTGGAAGCAGTGTTAGATGGTTTGCCACTGGTTCGCTTGGGGGTAGTCACGACAACGCCGGTTGTACAGATCACGCAGCACAATCGGCAGTTGATTGAGCTGCCGGTGACCAGGTTGCGCGAGGTATGGCAACATGGCCTCGATGCAATTAGTGTAAAGGACGAAGAACTATGA
- the aat gene encoding leucyl/phenylalanyl-tRNA--protein transferase, whose translation MSTVRLTSELLLAAYRQGIFPMADEHGEIGWYEPIRRAIIPLDERFHVPRRLARTVRSGFFTVTYDTAFEQVITACAAPAPGRESTWISPEIIRAYSELHRLGYAHSVECWRDGQLAGGLYGVAVGGLFAGESMFHRVRDASKVALVHLVERLRRGGFVLLDSQFIVGPHLLQFGTIEISRAEYHRLLRAALQVRAVW comes from the coding sequence ATGTCGACCGTTCGTCTTACATCTGAGTTGTTACTGGCTGCCTATCGCCAGGGCATTTTTCCGATGGCCGATGAGCATGGTGAGATCGGGTGGTACGAACCGATCCGGCGAGCAATTATTCCGCTCGATGAACGGTTTCACGTACCACGCCGGTTGGCCCGGACCGTGCGATCGGGCTTCTTTACGGTGACCTACGATACAGCGTTTGAACAGGTCATTACTGCTTGCGCCGCACCGGCACCGGGCCGTGAATCAACATGGATTTCGCCGGAAATTATTCGGGCTTACAGTGAACTGCATCGGTTAGGTTATGCGCACAGTGTCGAATGTTGGCGTGATGGTCAGTTGGCCGGTGGATTGTACGGCGTGGCGGTGGGTGGCCTGTTTGCCGGCGAAAGTATGTTTCACCGCGTGCGTGATGCCAGTAAGGTTGCATTAGTGCATCTTGTCGAGCGGCTCCGGCGCGGTGGATTTGTGTTGCTTGATTCGCAATTTATCGTCGGGCCGCACTTGTTGCAATTCGGGACAATTGAGATCTCACGGGCTGAGTATCACCGCTTGCTACGAGCAGCGCTCCAAGTACGGGCGGTCTGGTAA
- a CDS encoding J domain-containing protein, producing the protein MNDDFDQLDDYAILGIRPGASPNEIKQAYLQQISRYHPDRFAGASPAEQEYAARRARRINQAYQNLRKRRPSAVPSASVQRDYQAELYDQAQKHLAAGRRLQALATLRELQQINPWYRDCATLIAELEAEYQPVATTGRRPVSRRTILTVAVGSLTFAFLGWYGWRQFQGTQTASGSVGATIPTPTTAAPAPTTAPSPTSTLSPTATRTPVPTAIPTLTPTAAVSPSPSPLPNPTITGGPIVYQADFGPNSGWPTANGNGWSVGARDGSYIIQTNVGLGDIWAFRTAPIGPDMIIEVTVDVRGDWAGLVLRFNDPQRYIRFLVNPANDTFRCDERNGDQRTLFAEGSVSLGERTRLVARLEDETVELWINDQRVSEINSATPAPDTRYGFVALAERTPTTAIFRDLVIRALR; encoded by the coding sequence GTGAACGACGATTTTGACCAACTTGACGACTACGCTATTCTCGGTATCCGGCCTGGAGCGTCGCCTAACGAGATCAAACAGGCGTACCTTCAGCAGATTAGCCGCTATCACCCAGATCGCTTTGCCGGCGCATCTCCGGCCGAACAAGAGTACGCCGCTCGTCGCGCACGTCGCATTAATCAAGCATACCAAAACTTGCGAAAGCGACGTCCGTCGGCTGTACCGTCGGCCTCGGTTCAACGTGACTATCAAGCCGAGTTGTACGATCAAGCACAAAAGCATCTCGCTGCCGGGAGACGCTTGCAGGCCCTGGCAACACTCCGTGAGCTACAGCAGATCAATCCGTGGTACCGTGATTGCGCTACCCTCATCGCCGAACTTGAAGCAGAGTATCAACCGGTAGCGACCACCGGTAGGCGTCCTGTTTCACGTCGCACGATCTTGACCGTAGCGGTTGGCAGCCTGACATTTGCGTTTCTCGGCTGGTACGGCTGGCGACAATTCCAAGGGACGCAGACGGCATCAGGGTCGGTAGGTGCCACCATACCAACGCCCACAACAGCCGCACCGGCGCCAACCACAGCACCTTCACCGACTTCAACCCTCTCGCCGACGGCAACCCGCACACCGGTACCAACCGCGATACCGACGCTGACTCCCACAGCGGCGGTTAGTCCTTCTCCTTCACCATTACCAAACCCAACGATTACCGGCGGACCGATCGTGTACCAGGCTGATTTTGGCCCAAACAGTGGCTGGCCAACGGCTAACGGCAACGGTTGGAGTGTCGGTGCGCGCGACGGGAGTTATATCATCCAAACGAATGTTGGTCTTGGGGATATTTGGGCGTTTCGCACTGCGCCGATCGGTCCTGACATGATCATTGAAGTGACGGTGGATGTGCGTGGCGATTGGGCCGGTCTCGTTTTGCGGTTCAACGATCCACAGCGTTACATCCGTTTTCTGGTCAACCCGGCTAATGATACATTCCGCTGTGATGAACGTAACGGTGATCAACGGACATTGTTCGCCGAAGGTAGTGTGAGCCTTGGCGAACGCACTCGCCTTGTAGCCCGTCTTGAGGACGAGACCGTTGAGCTATGGATCAACGACCAACGAGTGAGTGAGATTAACAGTGCGACGCCAGCTCCAGATACGCGCTACGGATTCGTGGCGCTGGCCGAGCGAACCCCTACTACCGCAATCTTTCGCGACTTGGTCATCCGCGCACTCCGTTAG
- a CDS encoding DUF1444 family protein encodes MNGKTPLDQAAFSAEIERRLREEATVTVLSRDGEVLQIVAGNQPIRIDLTRFYNAYAQAPEHLDLVYATLMRVIHQQTPPREANTFADVADRVMPMLKPIVLLNAVFEKKLPMLAYRPFLADLIITYVIDEPHSVAYINERHLERWGIGEHQLHERALANLAARTKDRATFLMTGEGVQRLIVANTQDGYDATRLLLPDLLASWQPQFPGKMVIGIPNRDFLIAFSDADEEILTSIAHQIQLDAAQREYGLTDQLFTIEHGEVREYRWE; translated from the coding sequence ATGAACGGGAAGACTCCGCTTGATCAGGCAGCATTTAGCGCTGAGATCGAGCGTCGTTTGCGGGAAGAAGCGACGGTGACAGTCCTCAGCCGTGACGGCGAGGTGCTACAGATAGTAGCCGGTAATCAACCGATACGTATTGATCTGACCAGATTTTACAATGCGTATGCACAAGCACCAGAGCATCTTGATCTGGTGTATGCCACGCTGATGCGGGTCATTCACCAACAGACACCGCCACGAGAGGCTAACACGTTTGCCGACGTAGCCGATCGGGTGATGCCGATGCTTAAACCCATCGTGTTACTCAATGCGGTGTTCGAGAAAAAATTGCCGATGTTGGCCTACCGACCGTTTTTGGCCGATCTGATCATCACCTACGTCATTGATGAGCCGCACAGCGTGGCCTATATCAACGAGCGCCATCTTGAGCGGTGGGGCATCGGTGAGCACCAGTTGCACGAACGAGCTTTGGCAAATCTGGCTGCACGCACCAAAGATCGTGCAACGTTTCTGATGACCGGAGAAGGTGTCCAACGGCTTATCGTCGCCAATACGCAAGACGGATATGATGCGACCCGTTTGCTTTTGCCCGATCTGTTGGCAAGTTGGCAACCTCAATTTCCGGGAAAGATGGTAATAGGCATTCCTAATCGTGATTTTCTGATTGCCTTTAGCGATGCCGATGAAGAGATTCTGACCAGTATTGCTCATCAGATTCAGCTCGATGCAGCCCAGCGTGAGTACGGGCTGACCGATCAACTCTTTACGATTGAGCATGGTGAAGTGCGAGAATATCGGTGGGAGTAG
- a CDS encoding YbaY family lipoprotein, giving the protein MLRLYQIFTLFVGLFVALLPALATAQSTASLTGIITYREQVLLPADALVVLQIAEVTSTGSGGRVIVEQTFATGGAQPPFRFNLTYNPALIDAGRVYTLQGRIQSGGRTLFTTANLIPVITGNAPRSDINVVMLAVRGATLPAAGSELWLVGIALGLGATALVLHGVRRFRRTKMA; this is encoded by the coding sequence ATGCTCAGACTGTACCAGATTTTTACACTGTTCGTTGGCCTGTTTGTTGCCCTACTACCGGCATTAGCCACTGCACAGAGTACGGCCAGTTTAACCGGTATTATTACCTACCGCGAACAGGTTCTTTTGCCTGCCGATGCGCTGGTGGTCTTGCAAATTGCCGAAGTAACCTCCACCGGTAGCGGTGGTCGCGTGATCGTTGAACAGACATTCGCCACCGGTGGAGCACAGCCACCGTTTCGGTTCAACCTGACCTACAATCCGGCGCTGATCGATGCCGGACGGGTCTATACGCTGCAAGGTCGTATTCAATCGGGTGGTCGTACTCTCTTCACAACGGCTAATCTCATTCCGGTCATTACCGGTAATGCCCCGCGCAGCGACATCAACGTGGTGATGTTAGCGGTGCGCGGGGCGACCCTTCCTGCCGCCGGGAGTGAACTGTGGTTGGTAGGAATCGCGCTGGGGTTAGGGGCAACGGCTCTGGTGCTGCACGGTGTGCGCCGGTTCAGACGAACGAAGATGGCGTAA
- the tatC gene encoding twin-arginine translocase subunit TatC: MTTKPARTDEAGEASMTLIEHLIELRSRIIKAGIGVLIGMVVGFIAVWPQGPIKLIDILILTFAPVNERFAPIQSVGTTEQFTSYMKVALLVGVILAMPVIVYQLLAFIIPGLTASEKRLIFRALPFVTFFFLAGIAFGWFVTTPVAIRFLIGFSDSPLIQTQPTLSDFLETVSMLLLINGIVFELPIIIYVLAYLNVTTAKQLAGYRRYALVIVVIIAAFITPTGDPVNLILLALPMYLLYEVGIILARFVPHQTQTRRV; the protein is encoded by the coding sequence ATGACGACGAAACCGGCGCGTACCGACGAAGCCGGCGAGGCTTCGATGACATTAATCGAACACTTGATCGAATTGCGCAGCCGCATCATCAAGGCCGGCATTGGCGTATTGATCGGCATGGTGGTGGGCTTTATCGCGGTGTGGCCACAAGGTCCGATTAAGCTGATCGATATTCTGATCCTCACGTTTGCCCCTGTCAATGAGCGTTTTGCCCCCATCCAGTCGGTTGGTACGACCGAGCAGTTTACCAGTTATATGAAAGTGGCCCTGCTTGTCGGCGTTATTCTGGCGATGCCGGTGATCGTCTATCAATTGCTGGCTTTCATTATTCCGGGGCTGACCGCGAGCGAAAAGCGGTTGATCTTTCGCGCGTTACCGTTTGTCACCTTCTTTTTCTTGGCCGGGATTGCTTTTGGCTGGTTCGTCACTACACCGGTCGCAATCCGATTTTTGATCGGCTTTTCCGACTCTCCCCTGATTCAAACTCAGCCGACGCTGTCGGATTTCTTAGAGACGGTATCAATGCTGTTGCTGATCAACGGCATCGTTTTTGAACTACCGATCATTATTTATGTACTGGCGTATCTGAATGTGACGACGGCCAAACAGTTGGCCGGCTACCGACGGTATGCTCTGGTGATTGTGGTTATTATTGCAGCGTTTATTACTCCGACCGGCGATCCGGTCAATCTGATACTCTTGGCGTTGCCGATGTATTTGCTATACGAGGTTGGGATTATCCTTGCACGCTTCGTCCCGCATCAAACGCAGACTCGTCGCGTGTAA
- a CDS encoding TolB family protein, translated as MAARRILLTLIGLLSIVILIGTLSAGIITFLLFTNRPLDQKLLVVGPDRRLALIDRQGTVQVLAEDISPELFRFPALAPDGTRIAYIGQEGNASVLRVIDLTTGNRLELYRSTINPPLYIVWSPDSRSLSFLSNRARGLGLHIVPADGSRPAELVSSSTSSLYLAWQPDSSSLLVHIDGSLFEDGRVVTVQPGRQQPLYELNDPGFFQAPAWSVDGESFFYVAQPPVEGPPMVEKVESVLSRVKVGETQTQALAREPMAAIIFGRSPQSDEIAYTTVGPNGFGPLKLVGLDGKVQTLSAANDNVIAFFWSPTGEQIAYLTPAGRTTDGFVQVRWQVVNRTGGTPRSLVTFAPSEAFLAQINYFDAYALSFDLWSYDGRALAYSARDGVYVLDVGRGIAKRHSDGTLAMWLPPRR; from the coding sequence ATGGCTGCGCGGCGGATCCTTCTGACGCTCATCGGCCTACTCAGCATCGTTATCCTGATCGGCACTCTCAGTGCCGGGATCATCACCTTCCTCCTATTCACCAATCGGCCACTCGACCAAAAACTACTGGTCGTAGGCCCAGATCGCAGATTAGCGCTCATCGATCGTCAAGGCACCGTCCAAGTACTCGCCGAGGACATCAGTCCAGAGTTGTTTCGCTTCCCGGCATTAGCCCCCGATGGCACCCGGATCGCATATATTGGTCAGGAAGGGAATGCCAGCGTGCTGCGTGTGATCGATTTAACGACCGGCAACCGTCTCGAACTGTACCGCTCAACGATCAACCCGCCACTCTACATCGTCTGGTCACCCGACAGCCGCTCACTCTCGTTCCTATCGAACCGCGCCCGTGGCTTGGGGTTACACATTGTCCCGGCCGATGGTTCACGACCCGCCGAGCTGGTGAGTAGTTCAACGAGTTCCCTGTATCTGGCTTGGCAACCCGACAGCTCATCACTCCTCGTCCATATCGACGGCTCACTCTTTGAAGATGGCCGCGTCGTAACAGTGCAACCCGGTCGGCAACAACCGCTCTACGAACTCAACGACCCCGGCTTCTTTCAGGCGCCGGCATGGAGTGTTGACGGCGAGAGCTTTTTCTATGTAGCGCAGCCACCGGTAGAAGGACCACCGATGGTCGAGAAGGTGGAAAGTGTCCTCTCCCGTGTGAAGGTCGGTGAAACCCAAACCCAAGCCTTGGCTCGTGAACCAATGGCGGCAATTATCTTTGGTCGCTCTCCGCAAAGCGACGAAATTGCCTACACAACGGTCGGTCCCAATGGCTTTGGACCGCTAAAACTGGTTGGACTTGACGGCAAGGTGCAGACTCTTTCGGCAGCGAACGATAACGTCATCGCGTTTTTCTGGTCGCCAACCGGTGAACAGATCGCATACCTCACCCCCGCCGGACGCACCACCGATGGTTTTGTCCAAGTGCGTTGGCAGGTTGTCAACCGTACTGGCGGTACACCACGCTCTCTCGTAACCTTCGCTCCGAGTGAGGCGTTTTTAGCCCAGATCAACTATTTTGATGCCTATGCGTTGTCATTCGATCTCTGGTCATACGATGGCCGGGCCTTGGCATACAGCGCTCGTGATGGGGTCTACGTGTTGGATGTCGGGCGTGGCATTGCCAAACGCCACAGCGATGGAACGCTGGCGATGTGGTTACCTCCACGCCGCTAA
- a CDS encoding twin-arginine translocase TatA/TatE family subunit: MTGNPRSRMEIFNVHLFEFILIAGLALVLFGPERLPEIGRFAGKQVARFLAWQQQSPELQMINEMRNEFEREIAQLRDELIYTRKQLDVRNDVQAIVDEVKSVGQEVQTTLQEATTATDTTKAVLEAQPATKPTIRPPAHAPVPATTAVASTTATDPSSSGIALPLTDEDRALFAEMSQPNPPPSTHNGTTQPPLSADELADLVRRLNTLAAEFQSIVVQLQARGVLDANWQPATPSPIVSEESVTP, encoded by the coding sequence ATGACCGGTAATCCACGGAGTCGTATGGAGATATTTAACGTCCATCTGTTTGAATTCATCTTGATCGCCGGTCTCGCACTCGTGCTGTTCGGCCCTGAACGGCTACCGGAAATAGGACGATTTGCCGGCAAGCAGGTGGCTAGATTTCTGGCATGGCAGCAACAGTCACCTGAATTGCAAATGATTAACGAAATGCGCAATGAGTTTGAGCGAGAGATTGCTCAGTTGCGCGACGAACTGATTTACACACGTAAGCAGCTCGATGTGCGTAACGATGTGCAGGCGATTGTTGATGAAGTGAAGTCGGTAGGTCAGGAAGTCCAAACTACGCTCCAAGAGGCGACCACTGCCACCGACACGACCAAGGCAGTGCTTGAAGCGCAACCGGCAACCAAACCTACGATCCGTCCTCCAGCACACGCACCGGTGCCGGCTACGACCGCTGTTGCTTCCACAACTGCGACCGATCCGTCTTCTTCCGGTATCGCCCTACCCTTAACCGACGAAGATCGGGCTTTGTTTGCCGAGATGTCGCAGCCGAATCCGCCGCCGTCTACCCATAACGGGACCACGCAGCCACCACTTTCCGCAGACGAACTCGCCGATCTTGTACGGCGTCTCAATACGCTGGCTGCTGAGTTTCAATCGATTGTCGTTCAATTGCAAGCGCGCGGCGTGCTCGATGCAAATTGGCAACCTGCCACCCCATCTCCTATTGTCTCTGAGGAGTCTGTGACGCCATGA
- a CDS encoding zinc ribbon domain-containing protein, which produces MVERICPACRHGNPLENRYCGACGAALTESDALAPRESTALAPRSFPLALSPAQMRQIGAALALGAATLAVEVGKAWLRRRMGSTTAGASLTPAPTTAVTVPTVVEPFKITTTIVSQRVVEVWEHGELVRQVIERHVWRRED; this is translated from the coding sequence ATGGTAGAACGGATCTGTCCGGCTTGTCGCCATGGCAACCCGCTCGAAAACCGGTATTGTGGTGCCTGCGGTGCAGCGCTCACCGAGAGCGATGCGTTGGCGCCACGCGAATCAACCGCTCTTGCCCCACGTTCGTTTCCACTCGCACTTTCTCCGGCACAGATGCGCCAAATCGGCGCTGCACTGGCGCTTGGAGCCGCAACGCTTGCCGTTGAAGTCGGGAAGGCGTGGTTGCGCCGTCGTATGGGGAGTACCACCGCCGGTGCATCGCTAACGCCTGCGCCAACCACAGCGGTTACCGTGCCCACTGTTGTCGAGCCATTCAAGATCACAACGACGATTGTCAGTCAGCGCGTCGTTGAGGTTTGGGAGCACGGTGAGCTGGTGCGACAGGTGATAGAGCGCCACGTCTGGCGACGCGAAGATTAG